A DNA window from Daucus carota subsp. sativus chromosome 3, DH1 v3.0, whole genome shotgun sequence contains the following coding sequences:
- the LOC108203924 gene encoding uncharacterized protein LOC108203924, which yields MVRTKQTARKSTTGYAENCLRAKQRAHSSSVPPPEPIPFSVYADLRLELDTIQGKYDRLMERIEEVYSSDHIMGDGPKEKTISRLESLIQVATSRLEKMPVHRDRSSQLTVQMIADELRSMVKMLREDTTPNIPRTREEETEEEDED from the exons atggtacgcacaaagcaaacagcacgtaaatcgaccactggctacgcagagaattgtttaagggcgaag cAACGTGCGCACTCATCTTCGGTCCCGCCGCCTGAACCTATTCCCTTTTCTGTCTATGCTGACTTGAGGCTGGAGCTCGACACTATCCAAGGGAAGTATGACAGGCTCATGGAGCGCATTGAGGAGGTTTATTCGAGTGATCATATCATGGGTGACGGACCTAAGGAGAAGACCATCTCTAGGCTTGAGTCATTGATCCAGGTGGCCACATCCAGGTTGGAGAAGATGCCAGTACACCGTGACCGGTCCAGCCAGCTCACTGTGCAGATGATAGCGGATGAACTTAGGAGCATGGTCAAGATGCTGCGTGAGGACACGACCCCTAACATCCCTAGGACCCGTGAGGAGGAGACCGAGGAGGAGGACGAGGACTAG